The Gammaproteobacteria bacterium DNA segment GACGAGTTACAGATTGATCACCGCCTCGTAACGTAACCTTGGGGTTTGCGGGTCAATCGGACTGCCTTTGATTTCGATGGTGATTCGATATTGTCCAGCAGGCAGGTTTCGACCATTCATATCGCGAAGCGCCACAATGTCGCCCAGTTTTTTCGTTTCACCCGGGGCAATGGTCAGGTCTGTCAGCGCTTGTGCAAAGCGTTTGTTCGCTGCCCATTGCTGAACAACCTCACCGGCTTGGTTATAAATCACGATATCGAACATTTGCGAACTTGGGAACGTCCAGGTGATGGCTTTGTCGGTCGGATTCGACAAGTCGACATAGACTGGCACAACACCAGGCTGCAAGTCCGTGGCGGCCACTGGAGTGGGCAAGGTGAATTCGGCTTTCAATCCTGCCAGATCGAAGACATCTTCACCGTCAATGGTCGCGTCAATCAGCGCGTAGTGGTTTGACCCCATGAAGGTGATCTCACTCCATCCCACCAGGCCAATACCGCGGGCGAATGACGCACTTTCGATGCCTCCGTCACGGCAGCTACCTTGGAAGCGAACGGTCACCACGTCGTGGTGTTTACCATCTGCCAACATATCCAGTGGCTTGACGCTTTGTAAGATAGCCTCCTGCATACAATTTGCCATGGGGGACATCGAAGGTGAAAGGTTCAAAGTGTAGCGAGAACCAGCAGGATCGGAAAAATCAACCAGCTTGATCGCTTTAGCTTGTTCGCTGTCCCACACATAGATGGCCTCGGAATTGAGCGAGCGCCATACCCAAACATTTTGCAGCCCCAAGAAGTGATCAAACTTGACCCAGTTGCTGCCGTAGCTGTCGATTTGCTGAACAGTTGCCGTTTGCGTTTCTGCACCACGTGCTGGTGCCATCACGTATTGGTATGTGGCCGACTGCGCCGCCGGGAAGAAATCATTGGCCACAGCCGCATTGGTTGACAGCACCGAAGCGTAAGCGCAGACAAACAGACTGGAAATGGTGTGTTTCATAGTCATCCTCCTAGATGTGTACAGTTGAGCGAGTGATTTTGGACTGGGTACAACTCGACTCCCATCCATGTGTCGTTAAGACAGCAACATTATGTAGCTCGCTAAGATGACAGGAAAATGAATTATTTTTGGCAGTGAGATTACAAAATTTTGTGGTGCGACCAGTGCACCCACATGCAGTGCAGTAATTGGAGGATTATTGATTGGTGGGTTTGTCCCAGCGTGACCGCAGGGCCTGATCGCTTTTTTTTGCAGCAACCCAATGCCATTGCTCGCCCCGTTTCTCTTTTTTCCAGAATGGCGCTTCCGTTTTTAGTCTGTCCATCAGATATTGCGCCGCTTCGAAGGCGGAACGTCGATGGGCACTTGTGGCGGCGACAAAAACAATGGTGTCACCGGGACGCATTTCACCGACTCTGTGGATCACGCAGACATGACCGAGCGACCAGCGCTGGCGTGCGTCAGCGACAATTTGCCGCAGACTTTTTTCAGTCATCGCCGGATAGTGTTCGAGGAAGAGCGCTGAAACGCCATCAGTGCGCCCTCGAACACGTCCACTGAACGTGACAATGGCACCTTGCCCATCGTCCGCCTCATGGAGTTTGGCCATCAGCGGGGCGATCTCAATGGCTTGTTCGGTAATTTGCACGAGATCCATGCTCACCCACCTGTCACCGGAGGAAATATAGCGACTTCGTCGGCATCATCAATTTCATGATCAAGTGGCACAATGGTCTGATTCACCGCACATAAATGTTGTGATTCTTTGAGAAATTGCCATTTGCCGCTCTGATTGGCCAGCTGATCAATCAACGCCCTCACTTGTATTGGGCCTGCAAGTGGCCAATCTATTTGGCTGACACCAAGTTGATCTCTTGTTTGTCCAAAAAAAAGGATTTTAGCCATCTGCGTTCCACTCCCCACTTTTGCCACCACTTTTGTGACACAAACGAATCGCTTCGATGGTCATGCCACGGTCGATTGCCTTGCACATATCATAAATCGTCAACGCGGCCACGCTCGCCGCTGTCAGGGCCTCCATTTCTACGCCGGTTGGTCCGGTGACTCGGCATTCGCTGATGATTTTGAGCCGATTCTGGGTGATCCATTCAAACTGAATGCTGGCATGGGTTAAGGCAAGCGGATGACAGAGAGGAATCAACTGACTGGTCTGTTTGGCCGCCATAATGCCGGCAATGCGGGCGGTGGCCAGAACGTCTCCTTTTTTGATGGTTTGTTCGCGGATCGCATCCCCAGTCTCGGCAGCCATGACGATATGCGCCTCGGCGATAGCCACACGATAAGTCTCTGCCTTGCCGCTG contains these protein-coding regions:
- the moaE gene encoding molybdopterin synthase catalytic subunit MoaE encodes the protein MDLVQITEQAIEIAPLMAKLHEADDGQGAIVTFSGRVRGRTDGVSALFLEHYPAMTEKSLRQIVADARQRWSLGHVCVIHRVGEMRPGDTIVFVAATSAHRRSAFEAAQYLMDRLKTEAPFWKKEKRGEQWHWVAAKKSDQALRSRWDKPTNQ
- a CDS encoding molybdopterin synthase sulfur carrier subunit; amino-acid sequence: MAKILFFGQTRDQLGVSQIDWPLAGPIQVRALIDQLANQSGKWQFLKESQHLCAVNQTIVPLDHEIDDADEVAIFPPVTGG
- the moaC gene encoding cyclic pyranopterin monophosphate synthase MoaC translates to MTKPFTHLNAQGEANMVDVSGKAETYRVAIAEAHIVMAAETGDAIREQTIKKGDVLATARIAGIMAAKQTSQLIPLCHPLALTHASIQFEWITQNRLKIISECRVTGPTGVEMEALTAASVAALTIYDMCKAIDRGMTIEAIRLCHKSGGKSGEWNADG